The following proteins come from a genomic window of Maribacter sp. HTCC2170:
- a CDS encoding DUF1905 domain-containing protein, protein MSPQIKYEFSAKMWQHQSPGGWHFVSLPMDLANEIRKNIGWQEEGWGRLKAMAKIGDNKWQTAIWYDTKKRTYLLPIKAEIRKKEALKTESTINTVIWV, encoded by the coding sequence TTGAGTCCTCAAATAAAATATGAATTTTCAGCCAAGATGTGGCAACATCAATCACCTGGTGGATGGCATTTTGTTTCACTTCCCATGGATTTGGCAAATGAAATAAGGAAAAATATTGGATGGCAAGAAGAGGGCTGGGGAAGATTGAAAGCAATGGCAAAAATCGGCGATAATAAATGGCAAACGGCCATTTGGTATGACACTAAAAAGAGAACATATTTACTTCCCATAAAAGCTGAAATAAGAAAAAAAGAAGCACTTAAAACTGAGAGTACGATAAATACGGTTATTTGGGTGTAA
- a CDS encoding DUF2911 domain-containing protein, with amino-acid sequence MKKKQFLIILILAGFQLNGQDTDYPYPSFSPKGNISQIVGNTLISVEYERPSARKRHIYGGLVPWNKVWRTGAGNCTKIAFNKEVTIGGQKVSAGNYSVFTIPNPNEWVVIINKDTTLYGSYDYKYKNDVARFAVVPVETNRYYETLNFDIQLNQHNATIYISWANTQIKFDIETSTNEKMEKLIREELLTGLNQVSDTYAGAASYLAFREMDYKNALKLAEKAIELDKNNEWVYVIKIEIYERLKLYDNAITEINRILEILNKNKENRKKEIKKMESEYKRLTKLRE; translated from the coding sequence ATGAAAAAAAAGCAATTTTTAATAATTCTGATTTTAGCGGGTTTTCAACTTAATGGTCAGGACACAGATTACCCCTATCCTTCATTTAGTCCAAAAGGTAACATATCCCAAATCGTTGGAAATACACTAATAAGTGTTGAATACGAAAGGCCTTCTGCCCGGAAAAGACATATTTATGGTGGACTCGTACCTTGGAACAAAGTTTGGCGCACTGGTGCTGGGAATTGCACCAAAATTGCATTTAATAAAGAAGTAACAATTGGAGGGCAAAAAGTTTCTGCTGGAAATTATTCTGTTTTCACCATACCTAACCCGAATGAATGGGTCGTAATAATCAATAAGGATACTACTCTGTACGGGAGCTACGATTACAAGTATAAAAATGATGTTGCAAGATTTGCGGTCGTGCCAGTAGAAACTAATCGCTATTATGAAACTTTGAATTTCGATATTCAACTAAATCAACATAATGCAACCATTTACATTTCATGGGCAAATACCCAAATCAAGTTTGATATTGAAACATCGACCAACGAAAAAATGGAGAAACTAATTCGGGAAGAATTATTGACTGGCTTAAATCAAGTATCCGATACCTATGCTGGAGCTGCTTCTTATTTAGCCTTTAGGGAAATGGATTATAAAAATGCGCTAAAACTTGCCGAGAAAGCTATTGAACTTGACAAGAATAACGAGTGGGTTTATGTTATAAAAATTGAGATTTACGAGAGACTAAAACTTTATGACAACGCAATTACAGAAATCAATCGAATACTTGAAATTTTAAATAAGAATAAAGAAAACCGAAAGAAAGAAATAAAAAAGATGGAATCGGAATATAAAAGATTAACCAAACTGAGGGAATAA
- a CDS encoding alpha/beta hydrolase-fold protein, whose amino-acid sequence MRSLLIIVMCCFINTICIAQKDGSQITVGISHTIKSSILNEDRTIQIYTPDGYLDSKKEYPVFYVLDGQWYFFSGVAIQKALRTPGAIPEMIVVGIHDNDSSRWSLFGEQSEKFTNFLVNEVIHYVDSNYRTTNERVIFGWEAAAYYTSELILKKSEIFNGAIITDGGYASEEVVTEFTSNKDVYLFMANSRKDIYYIGSTDAFHKILKKNNPINLIWKYNLFNDEVHETLAHLAMYKGLKYYYHNYDSPVFESIQQYIDLGGIDYLTNYFKERAIRFGGDGLIDDGTKNGLIWLAWNRDNFEYFNIFMTEFKDVLTTKRYASAYWQNRFGQFYLKHKDFQNAIKYFNTGLTKYPNSNFEQEMRQGLMDAKNKKD is encoded by the coding sequence ATGAGGTCATTATTGATTATAGTTATGTGCTGTTTTATTAATACAATTTGTATTGCACAAAAAGACGGTTCCCAAATAACTGTAGGTATTAGTCATACAATTAAGTCTTCCATATTAAATGAAGATAGAACAATTCAAATTTATACACCGGATGGGTATTTAGATTCAAAGAAAGAATATCCTGTGTTTTATGTTTTAGATGGACAATGGTATTTTTTTAGTGGTGTGGCAATTCAAAAAGCCTTACGCACTCCAGGAGCTATTCCTGAAATGATTGTAGTTGGCATTCATGATAATGATTCATCGAGATGGTCTTTATTTGGGGAACAAAGTGAAAAATTCACGAATTTTTTAGTTAACGAAGTTATACACTATGTCGATTCTAACTATAGAACAACTAATGAACGTGTTATTTTTGGCTGGGAAGCAGCTGCTTATTATACCAGTGAATTAATTCTAAAAAAGAGTGAAATATTTAATGGAGCGATAATAACTGACGGTGGCTATGCTTCAGAAGAGGTAGTCACAGAGTTTACTTCAAATAAAGATGTTTATCTTTTTATGGCAAATTCAAGGAAAGACATTTATTATATAGGTTCAACCGACGCATTCCACAAAATATTGAAAAAGAACAACCCAATAAATCTTATTTGGAAATACAATTTATTCAACGATGAAGTACACGAAACTTTGGCACATTTGGCTATGTATAAAGGATTGAAGTACTATTATCATAATTATGACTCACCAGTATTTGAAAGCATACAACAGTATATTGATTTAGGTGGGATTGACTACCTGACTAACTATTTTAAGGAACGAGCAATACGATTTGGTGGTGATGGCCTTATAGATGATGGTACAAAAAATGGATTAATTTGGTTGGCATGGAACAGAGATAATTTTGAATATTTCAATATTTTCATGACTGAATTCAAAGATGTTTTAACTACAAAAAGATATGCTTCGGCCTATTGGCAAAATCGGTTTGGACAGTTTTATTTAAAACACAAAGACTTCCAAAATGCCATTAAATACTTTAATACAGGACTTACAAAATATCCAAATTCGAATTTTGAACAAGAAATGCGCCAGGGGCTTATGGATGCCAAGAACAAAAAAGATTAA
- a CDS encoding pyridoxal 5'-phosphate synthase has protein sequence MENINQPIELFSEWYNEELKVSKVRIPSAVCFSTVGTDSFPNARFVSFKELVDNSFVITGPLNSRKGTEVENNENVALTFWWTETERQVRIQGLATKIPDQLANRYFNERSTNSQAVSSICRQGMEIDNLELLEKEVLEKVATNGNIQRPKNWSGFSIKPIRIEFMEFKKTRFHDRKLFGIENGEWNLKQIQP, from the coding sequence ATGGAGAATATAAATCAACCAATAGAGCTTTTTTCCGAGTGGTATAACGAAGAATTAAAAGTATCAAAAGTCCGTATTCCATCGGCAGTATGCTTTTCAACAGTCGGAACAGATAGTTTTCCAAATGCAAGATTTGTTTCTTTTAAAGAACTGGTTGACAATTCATTTGTTATTACTGGTCCGCTAAATTCGAGAAAAGGTACTGAAGTTGAAAATAATGAAAATGTTGCGTTGACTTTTTGGTGGACAGAAACGGAAAGACAAGTTAGGATTCAGGGGTTAGCAACAAAAATTCCAGACCAACTTGCGAACAGGTATTTTAATGAACGTAGCACGAATTCACAAGCTGTATCTTCAATTTGTCGACAAGGAATGGAAATAGACAATCTTGAATTACTTGAAAAAGAAGTATTGGAAAAGGTTGCGACAAACGGAAACATTCAAAGACCTAAAAACTGGAGCGGGTTTTCAATTAAACCGATACGAATTGAATTTATGGAATTCAAAAAAACAAGATTTCACGATAGAAAACTATTTGGAATTGAAAATGGCGAATGGAATTTAAAACAAATACAACCCTAA
- a CDS encoding serine hydrolase domain-containing protein has product MKKKILRIVLLVGTVISLFYVPWILVWAWILPLPNTVQEQVDEAIGHGFDGLIVYVDEAGKPPAFYTGGWKDRDNKIPTDPNSLFKIASISKLYTAVSIAKLAKANRLSLDETLADYFPELTDRIENAETITLKLMVQHRSGIPNFTNNPAYWENEQENGKNALDFALDLPASFKPDKGYEYSNTNYLLLRRIIDQVVGYSHEQYIKEEILRPLELKNTFFSLSEVNMDDVMSGYYVGVEKDFKANEYGMLATAQDVGIFLRALNDGSVFNEGEKEIYSSIYEYEHGGLVIGYQSLAEYHEDIDAVVVQFINTTDFNGYEWNLSEITINRIVKIVKRKK; this is encoded by the coding sequence ATGAAAAAAAAGATACTCAGAATAGTACTACTGGTAGGAACTGTAATTTCTCTGTTCTACGTACCCTGGATTTTAGTATGGGCTTGGATTTTACCCTTGCCAAATACAGTTCAAGAACAAGTTGATGAAGCCATTGGCCATGGGTTTGATGGCCTGATTGTCTATGTTGACGAAGCTGGTAAACCGCCAGCATTTTATACAGGCGGTTGGAAGGATCGAGATAACAAAATACCTACAGACCCGAATTCATTATTCAAAATTGCGAGTATTAGCAAGTTATATACCGCTGTTTCCATCGCAAAATTGGCTAAAGCCAATCGATTATCTTTAGATGAAACGCTTGCCGATTACTTTCCAGAACTCACGGACAGAATTGAAAATGCAGAAACGATTACCCTAAAACTGATGGTGCAACACCGAAGCGGCATTCCGAATTTCACGAATAATCCTGCTTATTGGGAAAATGAACAGGAAAATGGTAAAAATGCTCTCGACTTTGCACTCGATTTACCGGCGAGCTTTAAGCCCGATAAAGGCTATGAATATTCAAACACCAATTATTTGTTGCTTCGCAGGATTATTGATCAAGTGGTAGGCTATAGCCATGAACAGTACATTAAAGAGGAAATCTTGCGCCCACTCGAGCTAAAGAATACGTTTTTTTCTCTTAGTGAAGTAAATATGGATGATGTGATGAGTGGGTATTATGTTGGGGTTGAAAAAGATTTTAAGGCGAATGAATACGGAATGTTAGCTACAGCCCAAGATGTTGGCATCTTCTTGCGAGCCTTAAATGATGGTTCTGTTTTTAATGAAGGTGAAAAGGAAATCTACTCATCCATTTACGAGTACGAACACGGAGGCTTGGTAATTGGCTATCAGAGTCTGGCTGAATATCATGAAGATATAGACGCAGTAGTGGTGCAATTTATAAACACCACCGATTTTAATGGATATGAATGGAATTTATCAGAGATCACCATTAATCGTATTGTAAAGATAGTTAAGAGGAAAAAATAG
- a CDS encoding serine/threonine dehydratase has product MKEILKANQRIQRFVNKTPIVSSSLLNKWTGHEIYFKVECLQKIGAFKARGACNTVSWLVENNKKPKQIVANSSGNHAQAVAWASSQFGIPSKIYMPDYSSKVKIQATRHYGAEVELCKTRDIADKKVKEHGNEEGAFWIPPFNHLHVIAGQGTVTQEILSELDDVNAIFAPCGGGGLLSGTVIAAHGLSTKTKVYGAEPLNANDAAQSLKMNAIQRLQSVPDTLADGAMTMAVGDITFEYLKKLDGMYEIEETDMVYWTQWLTHLLKLHIEPTSALGMVAGFQWLKAQKTKKRIVVILSGGNIDQKTQSKIWEKSYLEIEPGI; this is encoded by the coding sequence TTGAAAGAAATACTAAAAGCAAATCAAAGGATACAAAGATTTGTAAATAAAACGCCCATTGTTAGTTCGTCATTATTAAACAAATGGACCGGCCATGAGATTTATTTTAAAGTGGAATGCTTGCAAAAAATCGGGGCCTTTAAAGCAAGAGGTGCCTGTAATACGGTATCCTGGCTAGTAGAAAATAATAAAAAACCTAAGCAAATAGTTGCCAATAGCTCAGGAAATCATGCCCAGGCAGTTGCTTGGGCATCGAGTCAATTCGGAATTCCATCAAAGATTTATATGCCTGATTATTCCTCAAAAGTGAAAATTCAGGCAACTAGGCATTATGGTGCTGAAGTTGAACTGTGTAAAACCAGGGATATAGCGGATAAAAAAGTTAAAGAACACGGAAATGAGGAAGGTGCTTTTTGGATTCCGCCTTTTAATCATCTACATGTTATCGCCGGTCAAGGAACGGTCACCCAAGAAATTTTGAGTGAATTAGATGACGTTAATGCCATATTTGCTCCATGTGGTGGCGGTGGTCTTTTGTCTGGTACAGTAATAGCAGCCCATGGTCTTTCAACAAAAACAAAAGTATACGGAGCAGAACCGTTAAATGCGAATGACGCCGCCCAGTCATTGAAAATGAATGCTATTCAAAGACTACAGTCGGTCCCAGATACACTTGCCGACGGGGCAATGACCATGGCCGTTGGCGATATCACCTTTGAGTATTTGAAAAAATTGGATGGCATGTATGAGATTGAAGAAACCGATATGGTTTATTGGACACAATGGCTCACGCATCTTTTAAAATTGCATATTGAGCCTACAAGTGCTTTGGGAATGGTCGCTGGTTTCCAATGGCTAAAAGCTCAAAAGACAAAAAAACGAATTGTGGTTATATTATCAGGTGGAAATATCGACCAAAAAACACAGTCAAAGATTTGGGAGAAAAGTTATCTTGAAATTGAACCCGGTATCTAA
- a CDS encoding nuclear transport factor 2 family protein encodes MKKLFLLSLILLMVSCNGNKPESVEQEQVINIEKEKEKLRYLKEVEWPKAYREQDTILLDRILGSDFQMVTNDGEWSDKIKQMERIKESPMDHDSFTYEIKRLEILENGTAIIAGTGHIINDNRESIYQSSNILIKRNGIWKAVLSHVSGYKKLE; translated from the coding sequence ATGAAAAAGTTATTTCTCCTATCGCTTATTTTACTAATGGTATCATGTAATGGCAATAAGCCTGAGTCAGTAGAACAAGAACAGGTCATAAATATTGAAAAGGAAAAAGAAAAACTTCGTTATTTAAAAGAAGTTGAATGGCCTAAGGCTTACAGAGAACAAGACACTATATTGCTCGATCGGATTTTAGGATCGGACTTTCAGATGGTAACCAACGATGGCGAATGGTCGGACAAAATAAAACAGATGGAACGAATCAAAGAGTCTCCTATGGACCACGATTCTTTCACGTATGAAATCAAAAGACTGGAAATTCTCGAAAATGGAACTGCAATAATTGCGGGAACTGGTCACATAATAAATGACAATAGAGAATCTATATATCAATCCAGTAATATTCTTATTAAGCGAAATGGAATTTGGAAAGCTGTTCTTTCCCATGTTTCTGGTTATAAAAAATTAGAATAA